A genomic region of Luteibacter aegosomatissinici contains the following coding sequences:
- a CDS encoding uroporphyrinogen-III synthase, whose amino-acid sequence MSRSQPLRNVTVVITRPAGTAGPLARRVRKLGGIPVSVPGLSLRATEDASAVDASLRRALQGDLLIFTSPAAVRFAADVLPLATRATVAAVGRGTARALRTVGVANVLYPETSQDSEGVLALPELARLAGRRVALIGAPGGRGVLREQLAARGAVLDEVHVYHRVAPRIDRRHIDPLLKLTRRSAVLLSSAEALDHLHRALIAPAWRRLVQAVAVVSSERLRVVALGMGFERVVVASSALPADLLAAAAEVSFTRR is encoded by the coding sequence GTGAGTCGTTCGCAGCCGCTACGCAACGTTACCGTTGTTATCACCCGCCCCGCCGGGACGGCGGGCCCGCTCGCCCGCCGCGTGCGCAAGCTGGGCGGCATACCCGTGAGCGTGCCGGGCCTGTCGCTGCGCGCGACCGAGGATGCCAGTGCGGTGGATGCCTCGCTGCGCCGGGCCCTGCAAGGCGATCTGCTGATCTTTACCAGCCCCGCGGCTGTGCGGTTCGCTGCCGATGTGCTGCCCCTGGCCACGCGCGCCACGGTGGCAGCCGTCGGCCGTGGCACGGCGCGCGCGCTCAGGACCGTGGGCGTCGCCAACGTGCTGTACCCCGAAACGTCGCAAGATAGCGAAGGGGTCCTCGCGTTGCCCGAGCTGGCTAGGCTGGCGGGGCGACGGGTTGCCCTGATCGGTGCTCCCGGCGGCCGCGGCGTGTTGCGCGAGCAACTGGCGGCCCGTGGGGCTGTGCTGGATGAAGTGCATGTTTACCACCGGGTCGCCCCGCGCATCGATCGCCGCCATATCGATCCGCTGCTGAAGCTCACCCGCCGTTCCGCGGTCCTGCTTTCCAGCGCCGAGGCCCTCGATCACCTGCATCGGGCGCTCATCGCGCCGGCCTGGCGGCGCCTTGTCCAGGCGGTTGCCGTGGTGAGCAGCGAACGCTTGCGGGTGGTGGCGCTGGGCATGGGCTTCGAGCGGGTGGTGGTCGCCTCGTCCGCGCTGCCGGCCGATCTGCTGGCCGCCGCCGCCGAGGTGTCGTTCACGCGCCGTTGA
- a CDS encoding uroporphyrinogen-III C-methyltransferase, translating into MTESAPANPAPAAPIPPAGTRRAPDPAPRRGGGGLALAILLALAAAGAAGYTAWTVWNMRQDLGAANGLKGQVDTLQTAVDGLRDDNANLRRRLSDADGVNRSAREEVLGMAERTKNLEDAVANLSERSLSGHDAMLLDEAESLLRMAKERFALFGDASGALSAYDLADKTLAGVNDSAFAAVRQNLTAEREALEAVQPRARANDLATLADLRAQIPTLPLKTIDSQAGADEERTFWQRAGNALGSIVRISHDEGTPLGLADDRLARELAALDVAHAEAAVLAYDDRARADALKRVDATLVAHFNVQAPSVQTARQRIATLLASQAKGGEPKLGAALEELRNLRSVHALKANAGTATASPAHAASAPAAAPAAASSAAKATP; encoded by the coding sequence ATGACCGAATCCGCCCCGGCCAACCCAGCCCCGGCCGCTCCCATCCCGCCAGCGGGCACGCGCCGTGCGCCCGATCCCGCGCCTCGACGGGGCGGCGGTGGCCTGGCCCTGGCCATCTTGCTCGCGCTCGCCGCGGCAGGAGCGGCGGGTTACACCGCGTGGACGGTATGGAACATGCGCCAGGACCTGGGCGCGGCCAATGGCCTCAAGGGCCAGGTCGATACGCTGCAGACCGCCGTGGATGGGCTTCGCGATGACAACGCGAACCTGCGCCGCCGGCTCAGCGATGCGGATGGCGTAAACCGCTCGGCGCGCGAAGAAGTCCTCGGCATGGCCGAGCGCACCAAGAATCTCGAAGACGCCGTCGCCAATCTCTCCGAACGAAGCCTGAGTGGCCACGACGCCATGTTGCTGGACGAGGCGGAGTCGCTGCTGCGGATGGCGAAAGAGCGCTTCGCGCTGTTCGGCGATGCCAGCGGCGCGCTGTCCGCGTACGATCTGGCGGACAAGACGCTTGCCGGTGTGAACGACAGCGCGTTCGCCGCCGTTCGCCAGAACCTGACGGCAGAGCGGGAAGCATTGGAAGCCGTGCAGCCGAGGGCGCGCGCCAATGACCTGGCCACTCTGGCCGACCTGCGCGCGCAGATTCCGACCTTGCCGCTGAAGACTATCGACAGCCAGGCAGGCGCCGACGAAGAACGGACGTTCTGGCAGCGCGCGGGCAACGCCCTCGGTAGCATCGTGCGCATCAGCCACGATGAAGGCACGCCACTCGGCCTGGCGGATGATCGCCTGGCGCGCGAGCTGGCGGCGCTCGATGTCGCGCACGCCGAGGCGGCGGTGCTGGCCTACGATGACCGCGCACGTGCCGATGCGCTCAAGCGCGTGGACGCCACGCTCGTCGCGCACTTCAACGTCCAGGCGCCCTCGGTGCAGACCGCGCGCCAGCGTATCGCCACGCTGCTCGCCAGCCAGGCGAAGGGTGGCGAGCCCAAGCTCGGGGCCGCGCTGGAAGAACTGCGCAACCTGCGCTCGGTGCACGCATTGAAGGCGAACGCCGGGACGGCAACGGCATCGCCCGCTCATGCGGCTTCGGCGCCGGCGGCCGCGCCTGCCGCGGCATCGTCCGCAGCGAAGGCAACGCCATGA
- a CDS encoding heme biosynthesis protein HemY — protein sequence MKLWRWIVGLILVAVIAAFAWHWVADDPGYVMIHLRGTTLQMTVVTAVVLLLVAWAAIAFLVALIRWPFGAMNSRHRRLSRQRLADGLVALIEGRHGEAERDLNRAARYPSVRGPALLAAAEAAERHGESSRAIETLDLAAQETPRAARVLRARLMRRTGRAAEGAALLAPEANSGALTPAGWVEFAEASLASGDARNAMRALEPLRKSGELGASAFNELESRVVTAAIVAQPDGASLSAFWSQLPKGQRRLPAAIDAYARQAMRYGQSMAAMDEIESALRREWSPELVATYGGMGAEDLEQRVRRAEAWVDTHPNDAVLLTAVGRMCVRMHLWGKARPYLERALAIAPSAVAWEALGDVYVGEQQPELAQRCYRNAFALARGEAAESLPELRMGRIDTRVTAVEERDQHGVPRLSP from the coding sequence ATGAAGCTCTGGCGCTGGATCGTAGGGCTTATCCTCGTTGCGGTGATCGCGGCGTTCGCCTGGCACTGGGTGGCCGACGACCCGGGTTACGTCATGATCCATCTGCGCGGTACGACGCTGCAGATGACGGTGGTGACGGCCGTTGTGCTGCTGCTGGTGGCATGGGCGGCCATCGCGTTCCTCGTCGCGCTCATTCGCTGGCCGTTCGGCGCCATGAACAGCCGCCATCGCCGCCTGAGCCGACAGCGCCTCGCCGACGGCCTTGTCGCACTGATCGAGGGGCGCCACGGCGAGGCCGAGCGCGACCTCAACCGCGCCGCGCGTTACCCCTCGGTCCGTGGGCCGGCATTGCTTGCCGCTGCCGAGGCCGCGGAACGCCATGGTGAATCCTCGCGCGCGATAGAGACGCTCGACCTCGCCGCCCAGGAGACGCCGCGTGCCGCGCGCGTGCTTCGCGCAAGGCTCATGCGCCGCACCGGGCGCGCCGCCGAAGGCGCCGCGTTGCTGGCGCCCGAGGCCAACAGTGGCGCGCTCACGCCTGCCGGCTGGGTGGAGTTCGCCGAGGCCTCGCTCGCCAGTGGTGACGCACGGAACGCCATGCGTGCCCTGGAGCCGCTGCGAAAGAGTGGCGAGCTGGGTGCGTCAGCTTTCAATGAACTCGAATCGCGCGTGGTCACCGCGGCGATCGTCGCACAGCCCGATGGCGCGTCACTGTCCGCCTTCTGGTCGCAGTTGCCGAAGGGCCAGCGCCGCCTGCCAGCGGCCATCGATGCCTATGCACGCCAGGCCATGCGCTACGGCCAGTCGATGGCGGCGATGGATGAGATCGAATCCGCGCTCCGTCGCGAATGGTCGCCCGAACTGGTGGCCACGTATGGCGGCATGGGTGCGGAAGACCTGGAGCAGCGTGTACGCCGCGCGGAGGCATGGGTCGACACGCACCCGAATGATGCCGTGCTCCTGACGGCCGTCGGCCGCATGTGCGTGCGCATGCACCTGTGGGGCAAGGCAAGGCCGTACCTCGAGCGCGCGCTGGCCATTGCGCCCAGCGCAGTCGCATGGGAAGCGCTCGGCGATGTGTACGTCGGCGAACAACAGCCCGAGCTGGCGCAGCGTTGCTATCGAAATGCGTTCGCACTTGCACGCGGAGAGGCGGCGGAGAGCCTGCCCGAGCTGCGCATGGGTCGCATCGATACGCGGGTGACGGCGGTGGAAGAGCGCGACCAGCACGGCGTGCCGCGGCTTTCACCGTAA
- a CDS encoding Hsp70 family protein: MIVGIDLGTTNSLVAVWKDGGPRLVPNALGSFLTPSCVGIDADGHVLVGEAARERLQTHPGLSAALFKRYMGSARLMRLGDRDFRPEELSALVLRALKDDAEAFLGEPVTEAIITVPAYFSDAQRKATRVAGELAGLKVERLLNEPTAAALAYGMHEGQRETQFLVFDLGGGTFDVSILEMFEGVMEVRASAGDNMLGGEDFATLIADLAFARGIREAARMDAGFMQRLAARAESAKRELGMHGKASFEIQWQDQHANVELDANAFEKMAEPLLNRLWRPIERALRDARIRAADLDNVVLAGGATRMPMIRALATRMFGRFPAVGLNPDEVVALGAAVQAGLKMKDKALDETVMTDVCPYTLGTEVVRALEKGQMAEGYYAPIIERNTVVPVSKVERFYPAHAQQREILIRVYQGESRMVRDNIRLGEIKIPIEPGPAHANGVDVRFTYDVNGLLEVEVRVVATGEARRLVVESGQAHMSPQEIARRLDALSALKIHPRDTLENRTLLARAERLYEQLLGSAREFVGQMISRFEQVLATQDPRLIARDAIQFRDALKAIEADSHFAPDRGE, translated from the coding sequence ATGATCGTCGGTATTGACCTTGGTACGACCAACAGCCTGGTTGCCGTGTGGAAAGACGGCGGCCCGCGCCTGGTGCCGAACGCACTGGGTAGTTTCCTGACGCCATCGTGCGTGGGGATCGATGCCGATGGGCACGTCCTTGTGGGCGAGGCCGCGCGGGAACGGCTGCAAACGCACCCCGGCCTGAGCGCGGCACTGTTCAAGCGCTACATGGGCAGCGCGCGGCTCATGCGGCTGGGCGACCGTGATTTCCGGCCGGAAGAGCTTTCCGCGCTGGTACTCCGGGCACTGAAGGACGACGCCGAGGCGTTCCTGGGTGAGCCCGTGACCGAGGCGATCATCACGGTCCCTGCGTACTTCTCGGATGCGCAGCGCAAGGCAACGCGCGTGGCCGGTGAGCTCGCCGGGCTCAAGGTGGAGCGCCTGCTGAACGAACCGACCGCGGCGGCACTTGCCTACGGCATGCACGAAGGCCAGCGTGAAACCCAGTTCCTGGTATTCGACCTGGGCGGCGGCACGTTCGACGTATCGATCCTGGAAATGTTCGAAGGCGTCATGGAGGTGCGCGCCAGCGCCGGCGACAACATGCTCGGCGGGGAGGATTTCGCCACCCTTATCGCCGACCTCGCCTTCGCCCGCGGTATCCGGGAAGCGGCACGCATGGACGCCGGCTTCATGCAGCGGCTGGCCGCGCGGGCCGAGTCGGCCAAGCGTGAACTCGGCATGCACGGCAAGGCCTCGTTCGAGATCCAGTGGCAAGACCAGCACGCGAACGTGGAACTGGATGCCAATGCGTTCGAGAAAATGGCGGAGCCACTGTTGAACCGGCTGTGGCGCCCGATCGAGCGCGCGCTGCGCGATGCACGGATACGCGCCGCCGACCTGGATAACGTCGTGCTTGCCGGTGGTGCGACGCGCATGCCGATGATCCGTGCGCTGGCCACCCGGATGTTTGGCCGCTTCCCCGCCGTGGGGCTCAACCCGGACGAAGTCGTCGCTTTGGGTGCCGCCGTCCAGGCAGGGTTGAAGATGAAGGACAAGGCGCTCGACGAAACCGTCATGACGGATGTTTGCCCGTATACGCTGGGAACCGAAGTCGTGCGGGCGCTCGAGAAAGGGCAAATGGCCGAGGGCTACTACGCGCCGATCATTGAACGAAACACGGTCGTACCCGTCAGCAAAGTGGAGCGCTTCTATCCCGCCCACGCCCAGCAGCGCGAGATCCTGATCCGGGTATACCAAGGCGAATCACGCATGGTGCGTGACAATATTCGCCTGGGCGAGATCAAGATCCCTATCGAACCCGGTCCCGCGCATGCCAACGGGGTCGATGTTCGCTTTACCTACGACGTCAATGGACTTCTCGAGGTGGAAGTGCGCGTCGTCGCCACTGGCGAAGCGCGCCGCCTTGTCGTCGAAAGTGGCCAGGCGCACATGTCACCGCAGGAGATCGCCAGGCGGCTCGATGCCCTGTCAGCACTCAAGATCCATCCCCGCGATACCCTGGAAAACCGAACCCTGCTGGCCAGGGCGGAACGCCTTTACGAGCAACTGCTAGGCTCGGCCCGCGAGTTCGTCGGCCAAATGATCAGCCGCTTCGAACAGGTACTCGCCACCCAGGATCCCCGGCTCATCGCACGGGATGCCATTCAGTTCCGTGACGCCCTGAAGGCCATCGAAGCGGACAGCCATTTCGCGCCAGACCGGGGCGAATGA
- a CDS encoding J domain-containing protein has translation MTIPWFLAHLGLDASAGERDVRRAYALQLKAIDQAGDPAAFDRLRQAYEVARSFVAGGGAVGDIAPPEELPAPGTTPAPSPAAAPVATAAREETALVIGHRALDRFCARVHEGTDADIASELTACLTALRLQRADAATVFEAGLIERLAVGGMRQRAAIFRIALEQFGWNDVSHFRQLGAEGRWVETIERQRHELSKTWDGPRLLNTLEALARGAPLQAHVALWPAAREAMNHQRDFMALHLTAQQAGAWEQLHEQRALVTAGEKPPRGLAYWFQWIFLGLIALCLLSSFFH, from the coding sequence ATGACGATACCTTGGTTCCTTGCCCACCTTGGGCTGGATGCATCCGCTGGCGAGCGCGATGTACGGCGGGCGTACGCCCTGCAATTGAAGGCCATCGACCAGGCGGGGGACCCCGCGGCGTTCGATCGCCTGCGCCAGGCTTACGAGGTGGCGCGCAGCTTTGTCGCCGGTGGCGGGGCCGTGGGCGACATCGCCCCGCCGGAGGAGCTTCCCGCGCCAGGCACCACCCCGGCCCCCTCCCCGGCTGCGGCCCCCGTAGCGACCGCAGCACGCGAGGAGACGGCTCTGGTCATCGGCCACCGGGCCCTCGATCGCTTCTGCGCGCGGGTGCACGAGGGCACCGACGCCGACATCGCCAGCGAGCTAACCGCCTGCCTCACCGCATTGCGGCTTCAGCGTGCGGATGCGGCAACGGTCTTCGAGGCAGGGCTGATCGAGCGTCTGGCCGTGGGCGGCATGCGCCAACGCGCCGCCATCTTCCGCATCGCACTTGAGCAGTTCGGCTGGAACGATGTCAGCCACTTCCGTCAGCTAGGTGCGGAAGGCCGCTGGGTGGAGACGATCGAGCGTCAGCGCCACGAGCTGTCAAAGACGTGGGATGGCCCACGCCTGCTCAACACGCTCGAGGCGCTGGCACGTGGCGCACCGCTGCAGGCCCACGTGGCACTGTGGCCCGCGGCACGCGAGGCCATGAACCACCAACGCGACTTCATGGCGCTGCACCTGACGGCGCAGCAGGCTGGCGCCTGGGAGCAACTGCACGAGCAACGAGCGCTCGTAACCGCCGGCGAAAAGCCACCGCGAGGGCTGGCGTACTGGTTTCAGTGGATCTTCCTTGGCCTCATCGCCCTCTGCCTCTTGAGTTCGTTCTTCCATTAA
- the uvrD gene encoding DNA helicase II, translated as MDVSHLLDGLNDAQREAVSAPPGHYLILAGAGSGKTRVLTHRIGWLTQVEGVPPWAILSVTFTNKAAGEMRSRLDGIVPGGTQGLTVGTFHGIAHRLLRRHWREAGLVEGFQILDSDDQQRLIKRVIAGMGLDEARYPPRQAAWQINQWKDEGKRPDSIEHRDHPVTRTFVEVYKAYEQQCQRAGLVDFAELLLRAHELWLKDPYVLKHYQDRWRYLLIDEFQDTNTLQYAWIRVLAGATGQVFVVGDDDQAIYGWRGAKVENVQQFLRDFPGAKTIRLEQNYRSTSTILNAANAVIARNGGRLGKQLWTDGDEGDRIALYAAYNEQDEARFVIERIREYIAEHGNARDCAILYRSNAQSRNFEEQLIQRDLPYRVYGGLRFFERAEIKDALAYLRLASNRHDDAAFERAVNTPPRGIGDRTLDELRRRARSEGSSMWEASLNEIAMGSLAGRAKNAVKAFLALIDEMHRTFRGGDAEGDDAPSALDLAEQIEHAITHTGLRDFYENDKRGNGEARVENLDELVNVASRFEMTPEDTDAGLNELSAFLSHAALEAGEGQGEAWDDCVQLMTLHSAKGLEFPVVFLVGMEEGLFPSQRSTEEDNRLEEERRLAYVGITRARVKLYVSHAESRRMHGTEMLARPSRFLGEIPPELIDELRPRVQVSRPAYADRFAGGGSSLAEPMPVKLGQRVSHPKFGEGTIVSAEGAGAHMRVQVNFEDEGSKWLVYAYANLTAL; from the coding sequence ATGGACGTATCCCATCTTCTCGACGGCCTGAACGACGCGCAGCGCGAGGCCGTCAGCGCCCCTCCAGGCCATTACCTGATCCTCGCGGGCGCCGGCTCCGGCAAGACCCGCGTACTCACGCACCGCATCGGCTGGCTCACCCAGGTCGAGGGCGTGCCGCCGTGGGCTATCCTCTCGGTCACGTTCACCAACAAGGCTGCGGGCGAGATGCGCTCGCGCCTGGATGGCATCGTGCCGGGTGGTACCCAGGGCCTCACCGTGGGCACGTTCCACGGCATTGCCCACCGCCTGCTGCGCCGTCACTGGCGCGAGGCCGGCCTGGTCGAGGGCTTCCAGATCCTGGATTCCGACGACCAGCAACGGCTGATCAAGCGCGTGATCGCTGGCATGGGCCTGGACGAGGCCCGCTATCCGCCGCGCCAGGCCGCGTGGCAGATCAACCAGTGGAAGGATGAAGGCAAGCGCCCCGACAGCATCGAGCACCGCGACCACCCGGTCACGCGAACCTTCGTCGAGGTGTACAAGGCGTACGAACAGCAGTGCCAGCGCGCCGGCCTGGTCGATTTCGCGGAACTGCTGCTGCGCGCACACGAATTGTGGCTGAAGGATCCTTACGTCCTGAAGCACTACCAGGACCGCTGGCGTTACCTGCTGATCGATGAGTTCCAGGACACGAACACGCTGCAATATGCGTGGATCCGCGTGCTTGCCGGCGCCACCGGCCAGGTCTTCGTGGTCGGCGACGACGACCAGGCGATCTACGGCTGGCGCGGCGCGAAAGTGGAAAACGTCCAGCAGTTCCTGCGCGATTTCCCGGGCGCGAAGACCATCCGCCTGGAGCAGAACTACCGTTCCACTTCCACGATCCTGAACGCGGCGAACGCGGTCATCGCCCGCAACGGTGGCCGCCTTGGCAAGCAGCTGTGGACCGATGGCGACGAAGGCGACCGCATCGCGTTGTACGCCGCGTACAACGAACAGGATGAAGCGCGGTTCGTCATCGAGCGCATTCGCGAATACATCGCCGAGCACGGTAACGCGCGCGATTGCGCGATCCTCTACCGCTCGAATGCGCAGTCGCGTAACTTCGAAGAACAGCTGATCCAGCGCGACCTGCCCTACCGCGTGTACGGCGGCCTGCGCTTCTTCGAACGCGCGGAAATCAAGGATGCCCTGGCGTATCTTCGCCTCGCATCGAACCGCCACGACGATGCGGCCTTCGAGCGCGCCGTGAACACGCCACCGCGCGGCATTGGCGATCGTACGCTGGATGAGCTGCGCCGGCGCGCCCGTAGCGAAGGCAGTTCCATGTGGGAGGCGTCGCTCAACGAGATCGCCATGGGCTCGCTGGCCGGCCGCGCGAAGAATGCCGTGAAGGCCTTCCTGGCGTTGATCGACGAGATGCACCGGACGTTCCGTGGCGGCGACGCCGAGGGTGACGATGCGCCGTCCGCCCTGGACCTGGCCGAACAGATCGAGCACGCCATCACGCATACCGGCCTGCGCGATTTCTACGAGAACGACAAGCGGGGGAATGGCGAGGCCCGGGTGGAGAACCTGGACGAGCTCGTGAACGTCGCCAGCCGCTTCGAAATGACCCCGGAAGATACCGACGCGGGCCTCAATGAGCTTTCCGCGTTCCTCTCCCACGCCGCGCTCGAAGCGGGCGAGGGCCAGGGCGAGGCCTGGGACGATTGCGTGCAGCTGATGACGCTGCATTCGGCCAAGGGCCTGGAATTCCCGGTGGTATTCCTGGTGGGTATGGAGGAAGGCCTGTTCCCCAGCCAGCGCTCCACCGAAGAGGACAACCGGCTGGAGGAAGAACGCCGCCTGGCCTATGTGGGCATCACCCGCGCTCGCGTGAAGCTGTACGTCTCGCACGCCGAATCCCGCCGCATGCACGGCACCGAGATGCTGGCGCGACCCTCGCGGTTCCTGGGCGAGATACCCCCTGAGCTGATCGACGAGCTGCGGCCGCGGGTGCAGGTCTCACGCCCGGCGTATGCCGATCGCTTCGCCGGCGGGGGCAGCAGCCTGGCGGAGCCCATGCCGGTGAAGCTTGGCCAGCGGGTGAGCCACCCGAAATTCGGCGAGGGCACGATCGTGAGCGCCGAAGGCGCCGGGGCCCACATGCGGGTCCAGGTGAACTTCGAGGATGAAGGTTCCAAGTGGCTGGTTTACGCTTATGCGAACCTGACCGCGCTGTAA
- a CDS encoding sulfotransferase family protein, giving the protein MSVTPDAPNTQRRFHFISGLPRAGTTLLAAILNQNPRFRAGMTSPVADIMGVVIAEASSRNDFAFDVTDDQRTAMLRGLVENFYSVDSRPEAIFDMSRLWCSRMGLLNALFPGVKVIACVRQLAWVLDSMERLVLKQPVSVSKVFRYDTNTTVYSRVEALTDPRGMVGFAYQAVKEAFYGAHARDHLLLLTYESLVRDPEAALRAVYAFLGEPWFAHDFDNIEYSADEFDARVGMPGLHSVRAKVEAVERTPVLPREVFGRFANEAFWADPKNNIQQVTIV; this is encoded by the coding sequence ATGTCCGTGACGCCCGATGCCCCGAATACCCAGCGCCGGTTTCATTTCATCTCGGGGCTGCCACGCGCGGGCACCACGTTGCTGGCGGCTATCCTGAACCAGAACCCGCGGTTCCGCGCCGGCATGACCAGCCCGGTCGCCGACATCATGGGCGTGGTCATTGCCGAGGCCAGCAGCAGGAACGATTTTGCGTTCGACGTCACCGATGACCAACGCACCGCCATGCTGCGCGGCCTGGTCGAGAATTTTTACTCGGTCGACTCCCGCCCCGAGGCGATTTTCGACATGAGCCGCTTGTGGTGCAGCCGCATGGGCTTGCTCAATGCACTGTTCCCGGGTGTGAAGGTCATTGCCTGCGTGCGCCAGCTGGCCTGGGTGCTCGACAGCATGGAGCGGCTGGTACTCAAGCAGCCTGTGAGCGTCAGCAAGGTGTTCCGCTATGACACGAACACCACCGTGTATTCCCGCGTCGAAGCACTGACCGATCCACGCGGCATGGTCGGCTTCGCCTACCAGGCGGTGAAGGAAGCGTTCTACGGTGCGCACGCCCGGGACCACCTGTTGCTGCTCACCTACGAAAGCCTGGTGCGAGACCCCGAAGCGGCGCTGCGCGCCGTGTATGCCTTCCTTGGCGAGCCGTGGTTTGCACATGACTTCGACAACATCGAATACAGCGCCGACGAGTTCGACGCGCGCGTGGGCATGCCCGGCCTGCATTCGGTGCGCGCGAAGGTCGAGGCCGTGGAACGCACACCCGTTCTTCCGCGCGAGGTGTTCGGGCGTTTCGCCAACGAGGCGTTCTGGGCCGATCCGAAGAACAATATCCAGCAGGTCACCATCGTCTGA
- a CDS encoding LacI family DNA-binding transcriptional regulator yields the protein MSRVTINDVARASDTSKKTVSRVLNQEPGVRKEVRDRVMAAVAELNYRPLTSARSLASNRSFMIGLLYDNLSPSYVMEVQAGVQEACEAHQYSMMVQPLDSTAPDFMERVEGILWRHRPDGLVLTPPITDHPALLAHLRAAGLPFTSIAPRKPKGIAGVILREREAAAAMVAHLVELGHRRIAHIIGDPKHGAGVWRLAGFRDGMKRAGLVERPDYMVQGRFSFESGVNAARQLLRLKQRPTAIFAADDDMAVGAIWAAAEAGVSVPGDISICGFDDTTIATQVWPLLTTVHQPVRDMGKRATEELLLGLLGKGEPRMVEVEYQMRLRASTAPVR from the coding sequence ATGTCGCGCGTGACCATTAACGATGTGGCTCGTGCATCCGATACGTCGAAGAAGACCGTGTCACGCGTGCTCAACCAGGAGCCCGGCGTGCGCAAGGAAGTGCGCGATCGCGTGATGGCGGCCGTCGCCGAGCTGAACTACCGGCCGCTCACCTCGGCACGCAGCCTCGCCTCCAACCGCTCCTTCATGATCGGGTTGCTTTACGACAACCTGTCGCCCAGCTACGTCATGGAGGTGCAGGCTGGCGTCCAGGAGGCATGCGAGGCGCACCAGTACAGCATGATGGTGCAGCCGCTGGACTCCACCGCCCCGGATTTCATGGAGCGCGTGGAAGGCATCCTGTGGCGCCACCGCCCCGATGGCCTGGTCCTCACGCCGCCGATCACCGATCACCCGGCCCTGCTCGCGCACCTGCGCGCCGCGGGGTTACCGTTTACCTCCATCGCCCCTCGCAAGCCCAAGGGCATCGCTGGCGTGATTCTGCGCGAGCGCGAGGCGGCCGCGGCGATGGTCGCGCACCTGGTTGAACTGGGGCACCGCCGGATCGCGCACATCATCGGTGATCCCAAGCACGGCGCTGGCGTATGGCGCCTGGCAGGTTTTCGCGACGGCATGAAGCGCGCCGGGTTGGTTGAGCGCCCCGATTACATGGTGCAAGGCCGCTTTTCGTTCGAATCGGGTGTCAACGCTGCCCGCCAGCTGCTGCGTTTGAAGCAACGGCCGACGGCCATCTTCGCCGCGGACGACGACATGGCCGTCGGCGCCATCTGGGCCGCGGCCGAAGCGGGCGTCTCCGTACCCGGCGATATATCCATCTGCGGCTTTGACGATACGACGATCGCGACCCAGGTGTGGCCGTTGCTGACCACGGTGCACCAGCCCGTCCGTGACATGGGCAAGCGCGCCACCGAGGAGCTGTTGCTGGGGCTCCTGGGCAAGGGCGAGCCGCGCATGGTCGAGGTCGAATACCAAATGCGCCTGCGCGCATCCACGGCGCCCGTGCGCTGA